CACTCTTCTTCTTGGACTCCAGGAACGGGATCTATCCTCTGACGGCGTTCGGGATGCCGTGTCCCCAGCAGCCCCAGCAGGAGGCTGTCAAGTCACCGATAGTGCCCCCTTCAGTCAAGACCCCGACTCCTGAGCCAGCGGAAATCGAGACCAGGAAGGTAGGCGCTGAGATGGAGGCCATAAATTCCCGCTCAGCTGACTAGTGACTCGCTCATGAGCTCAATGTGTTTCCCTGCTGCGCATCAGGTGATCCAGATGCAGTGCAACATCGAGCCCGTGGACGAAGGCTCCAAACATCACGTAGGTGTTGAGGCGGGACGTGTTTGTCTGGTGGGGTGAAGGTGATTTGATGCGTCAGTGCTGTCTTCCAGTTGACCTtgctgctgaagctggaggACAAGCTGAACAGACACTTGAGCTGCGACTTGTTACCAAGTGAGTGTCCGGCAGTGACAtcacgcacagacacactcatGCCTCGACTCACACAGACTTCCACACACATGCGCCGGACGGCCGGCTGTTTGTTCCTCCCGTCACCTGACGGTTTAAAATTACACTCTGCTGCCACATGATGCGTCACGATGCTCCGAACTTCCTCTGTTAGTTGTTTTGAAAAGCGCTGTGAAGGAAGTTTGCTCACGTCTCAGATGTTAGTGGAGTCAGAACCGCCTGCTGTGTTCTGTGTGCAGATGAGAACGTGCAGGAGCTGGCGGTGGAGCTGGTCCAGCTGGGCTTCATCAGCGAGGTCAGTGACCTTGACCCTAGTGGTGAAATGAGCTGCGACTGGTCTCTTTCACCTCTAGTTTGAAGCTGAGCATCCCGCTGACCTCTGTGTTCCTTGTTTCCAGGGCGACCAGCCACGACTCGCGTCCGTTCTCGACGAGGCCTTCTCCAAGTTCTACAGCCGGAACGGTTCTTTAAATCCTGTGACGGTTTCCTTGTAGCGGAGGTTTTCTCTCAGAACCTCCGCAAATGGGACTCGCTTCATTTTTGTTGCCTCACTGGGAAGTCGCCGGAGACTCGACGCGATGGCCGCGGCCGTCTTTGTATATTCTGGTGGGAAAAAAGCTGCCACTAAGTGGCCATGGCTTTCTTTTTAAGATGTTGTGTTGTCCCACCTTCTACAGCcatctgcttctcttctctaAGAGGATTTACTAGTTACAACTTTAAGGAAAATACCGTTGTGGTCGGCTGGTTTGCTAGCAAGCTAGCAGACagcgctgttttttttctttaagtcaGTATTGaaactgtattttaaatatttttacttaAAACCTTAATAGTCATGTCTGCGGAGAACAAGTGTCCTGGCATACTGCAGCGTGCATGAAGTTCGGTCATATGGTCCTTCTCCACAGACATCTGCGGACCATCATGGCAGCAGCAACGCGGCGCGAGAGCTACAAATAAAATTCCAACAgtatatttatttgtgtatcTTTTCTCGAGTGTCAACTGTGATTCACGTCCAGCACCGGAGTGTTTGAATGTACgcttttattgcatttatttctgtttccctTGGTTTTAAAATCAGAAGTTACTGGTCAACGTGTTGCGCTGGTGGGATCctttgatgtgttttgtttggtcACGGTTAAACACCAGTGCGTGTTTGCTCTCCGCGTCATGCCACACGTGTTCGCTTCCGTCTTCGACTGAGGGAGAGTTGCCTTCTGCCTACTGTGCGGAGTCAGAGATTCAACGTGTCACTTTGTCATTCGTCTGTTCGCGACCTTTCGCTGGGCTGGTTTGAGCCTCTGCTGGAGTGATTCTGAACACCAAGTGAAGGATTCACTTCCTGCGGTGGGCTGGAGTGAGGGGCGGCTTGTTACCATCTTGTGCACTGTACGCTGGACACTGCTGTTTCTGCTATAGATTTAGTCCCTTTTCCACTTcctgaaataaaatgttatcaGCACTTAGAAGGCCTGAGTTGTGTTGCTCTCAAACATGACCAATAAGCAGCTGCGTCAACACTGACATCGATTTTAATATCCATTTTGGAGCTTAACCTGAGGCTATGGATGTGATTATTTTATCCTCGTTCAACAATAATGTCCAGGGCAACAGCACACATCATGTCAAAAATGTTATCCACTacattttatacatatataaaaatgtatgtaatatatataaaaatatatatgtattctcGTCATCAGAAAAGGCACTCAACAGGTGCTCCACATTAATTTGTGATTACATTTAAgtacaataaaaaaattaaaaaacgtTATTTTTTAcgtttttgcttttgttgcgTATGTCTTGCAACTTTAGCCGATGAGTGATTTAATGAgataatttaaaatataaattttaGTTGAAATGTTTAGactaatatttcattttaattcattttctaaagtgataaataataaacaaacaaaacgcaTATTTTCGTGCATACGTGGTAGGGCACAACTAGGATATCACAAAGGATTGTGGGGGTTGTATTTTCTAGAACCGGAGTCAAAACGTGTCTTCATTCTCAATCCTGATGCTGTTGTTGTCGTGTAGTTAGCACAAACCAGAAGCAGCATAGCATTTTACCCATaatgctgtagtaggatgtcaCAGAAACATACAGCCATACTGAGACATCTAGCGGCCATTATGTAAACTACATCAATCATACGTTAGTGACACATGAAACGACTGGAAGGAAAAGACATGGTTCAATTTTTGGCTTTATTTTTACAAAAGTTACATGTGAGCATCATCTCTTGTGTTGTTGAAAGGATTCGAAAAACGGTAGCCCTTGTACACCCCTGTACATGCGGAAAAGTCACGTGTGCCTCAGAAAACAGCTGGGTTGGACAACTTCATGCGGACAAACACGTCGCCGTACAAAATGACAGCAGTTGGAATCAAAAGTACATCAAGACTACAAAATATTTCTCATAGAAAAACAAAGCTAGAAAGCGCGTTACTAACGTCCACATCTTCTCCAGTCGTGTGGGGTTTTCAATTCTGTACAtggtgagtaaaaaaaaaaaaaaaacagtacgcAGCACTTCAATTCAAACACGATATCACATTACATTTGTCTTTTACTTCCGTTCAGAAAGTAAAGCTTAGAGGCACCGTCATGGAGTCAACAATAATTTAtcattcataaacaaataattcagGCTGTCAGTCAGTTTTTGGCCACAGCAATCTTTAAACGACAAGAATAAATACAAAGTAATGTTCAGCTTCTTATTGAGTCACAGCAATTTTATCTTCAACATTTAACCTTGAAAGGAAAATATCACCATTGACATGTCTATATTTTGGAGAACTGTACCTTTAAAAATGCAGACAATATTCATCTGTTGACAAATTAGTTTGATTATAAAAGTTTATCAAAAAAGTGTTGATTCTTTGCAagagtttctgacttgttcacCTGGAGCGCAGTGGTTTTTCATGGAGGCAAACCGTGGCCAGGTCAGTGGAGGTGTAGCAACAATGTAAGTTCTACTTCATGAAATGACAGCcaagaaaaaatgtatttttagacCGAAGTCACcaagtattttaaaaatattcattaCGTAACCTCAGATAATAAATCTGGAAACTGAGAATAAATCTCAAACtataaatgatgcaatattgTGCTCATAAATACCTTCaaattgaattattcataaTATCATCATTTCAGAATTCATTGATATTTTTAAGTCgtataccttaaaatatgacagAAAATTGTACAAACACGTTAATAATCATCACTATTTTAATCATATTGAATATAGTGTTTAAATTCTGGCAAATGATTTGTCCTTTTCATCTCTAAAGAGCAAATATCTGTCCAGACACATCAAAAACTGGATAACACATGTTGCATACTGAAAGTGACAGTGAATCAAATCGTTTTTTTGTGCTTATTCATGAAGTCTGGTTTGAGTTATGAGTGTGAACTTGACCGGGATCCGGACCTTGGATCACCTCCGTGCTGTGCTTGTGTCTCGGATGTGTGACATCATGTCGCCCGCGGCGGGTCGGACTCTTCAGCTCTTGGAAGCGACTTTACCAAAACGTGTTTCTCGTAGCACCAAGAGTCGTAAAAGGAGAGGAACCTCCACTTACTGATGTAAACAGACCACCAGGGACCGCTAGAGTCCTCCTACTTCTTCAGACACTGGTACATCAGCGCTCGAGAGTTCAGCATGTAGCGGTCGGAGCTGAGCAGTTTGGTCAGATACTGTGGCACCGGAGGTCGCGGGGCCATGTAGGTCACCCCGGGACTGACAGCCATCACCTCTGCGATCTTCTGCTTCATCTCACTGATCTCTCGCTCCTGCTTCAGCAGCTTATCTGCGGGCAGAGTGGACAGGGTTTAGACTCAAGCCACGGGAAGagaagtggtcataatgtaacggGAGCTAGGTTCTAGAAGGCAGacggagaggagagggaggaaaccTTGAGCGAGCTCCAGCTGCCGCCGAGCGTCTCCCAGAGCAGAGAACAGGTCCAGCTTGATCCGGGTCTCGGCGCTCAGGTTGTACTCCAGGTGCTGGGCCTTCTCCTGCATGGCAGACAGCGTGGACAGCAGCATGTCCGTGTCCTTCTCCACGCCGCGATACTTCCCCAGAGCCTGAGATACCAGAGGCTGCGTGAAGCTTCTGATGACCACGGGAACTCGCCAGAGAACAACATCGGCTCACTCCACTTTCAACTGAGACTTAAAAACTGAAAGCAAAGCTACTGAGGCTTCAAAAAATATCAACGGATCTAATATTCTAAAGATATCAgtttgtattcattttaaataaacaatgagATCCTGACCTGGTCACATGGTCTGAACCAGGTGAGGCCTCTGGGTCAAATAGGGACTTCAATAGCCCTTATAAGGagctgtttattattattattattattattatatatactattttcccatatttttcttttcacgtttaatacatttttatacacaGGTCATTTTTCACTTGCTCCAGTCTCCTTCCTTTCTATTTTCAAGCCTCAGTTGAAAGACAGTGATTCCACATAAAGTGACGACAAACTAACGTCCTGCATCCAAACACCACCACGACAGTGCGACTCTGCCTCATGCGTCACCAGGAGAATACAGCCCGTCTGAAGTGTCACCAGACTCACAACAACACAGACGCGGCGCCGGTGGCGGCGCACATGCCCACTGAGCACAAACACCACAAGCACTGACAGCACGACACCATCACGGACAGAGCACATTCCcgaggacagagagagacacaatACCTCCAGGTCTCGCTCTAGATCTAGCGCATGACTCTCTTTCACTTGAAACTCCAGCTGCAGTTGTTTCAACTCTGTCTCTAGATCTTTTACTCTTTTCCTTAACATCTGGCTCTCACAGTTCTCCTGCCTGAGGGCGGAGACCACAACGTTGACCATTAAGAGAGCGCCAGCCGACTCAGCGGCACAGCTGCCGTGACACAGTAGCTCCAGCGCCCAGCTCAAGTCAAACACTCCTCCACGCTCTCTGGACTCACCTGACGGCTGGACTTCGGGCCAGGTTCGCAGCCTCTTCTAGTTTCTGGGCCTGAAGTTCGGTCAGCTGCTTCTCAGCAGCAAATCTGGCCTCCGTCTCCGCCCTGGTTTTCTTCTCCAGCATGGCGCTGGTCTGCTTGTCTCTCTGCTTGCTCTTGCTCAGGCACAGTATTCTGGGAAACAAAGTGAACAGGTTAAATGTCAGGAATGGAGAGTTGGCATCATCAAACATTCAATATTCTTCATTAATATTGAGCCACATTGATTTTATTCAAAACTCCAAGTAAACAATGACATAACACATCACCGGTGTACTGTGTGCGggggccaccagatggagcCAAACACGGGCTTTCCCACTCACTTGCTCTGCAGCAGCATGTTGGACTGCCTGAGTAGCGCCACCTCTGGTCTGAGGCTCCTCTCGCTGTTGGTCAGGTTGCAGATGTGGCTGCGCATCTCCTGCTCGCTCTGCCTGCTGGCCTGCAGCTCGTTCTTCAGCCGCTTCATCTCCTGCTCCAGCCTGGCAGACACGAGAGCGGGACGCGTCAGTGTTGACGCCAGCGCCACCTGTGGGCGGCCTCCATAAGCACCGACCTGCTGAGCTGCTCCGCGTGGTGGTTctgagctgctgtgtttttgtcGACAGCATCCCTGTTGGGGCTGATGGTTTTGGGGCTGGACCTCGGCTTCTTCTCCATcctgccagcagggggcgacggAGTGTTTGTGCTGGACCTGCGGGCTTTGGGCGAGGAGTTCTTCGCTGCTCGTGTGGCTTTCGTGCCCTGATCCTCTTGAGGTAGATTTTCTGAGGTGGTGGAGGACTCCGGCCCCCCTGAGGACTCTTTTGATTCGCTGACACTGGACTTGGCCCCGCCCAGCCTTCTGGGTATGTCAGTGGCCCTCTGCTCCTGCGTCACCTTCTCCTCACTGCAGATCTGATGGCAGTCTGTGTTGTTGGTCTCGTCGTGAGCCACCAGGGTACCGTTCTGGCATTGATACAAACTGGACTCTGGCTTTGTCTTCCACTTTGAGTCTAAGAAGAAGAACATCCCGTTAAATATTCAGCTGGGCTGGACCGACCCGGGCGGCCTGGACTCACTGCTCACGGCGTCCGTGCCAGCTTTGGGGAACACCTGCAGGCTGGGGGGCAGCGAGTGCTGCAGGAGGTGCATGTGAAAGTCGTTCTCGCTCTGCACAGCTTTCTGGATGCGAAGCTTGAAGATGTTGGTGAAGTAGCAGGTGGCATCGAAGCCCAAATACACGACTGGATATCCAAT
This window of the Synchiropus splendidus isolate RoL2022-P1 chromosome 12, RoL_Sspl_1.0, whole genome shotgun sequence genome carries:
- the si:dkey-12h9.6 gene encoding macoilin-1; amino-acid sequence: MKKRYVDASRLRKMRKLKISEKLSESAYTFLKFMVMWMLVLLADFILEFRLEYLWPCWLFFGSVYTTFHCHGLVICVVFVCAAFTLDIFCLIFVPLHWLFFVASTYVLFNYIWHTEKGICISTVSLWILLVYTEASLRLKDIKTAHANLSHLFAAHCIGYPVVYLGFDATCYFTNIFKLRIQKAVQSENDFHMHLLQHSLPPSLQVFPKAGTDAVSNSKWKTKPESSLYQCQNGTLVAHDETNNTDCHQICSEEKVTQEQRATDIPRRLGGAKSSVSESKESSGGPESSTTSENLPQEDQGTKATRAAKNSSPKARRSSTNTPSPPAGRMEKKPRSSPKTISPNRDAVDKNTAAQNHHAEQLSRLEQEMKRLKNELQASRQSEQEMRSHICNLTNSERSLRPEVALLRQSNMLLQSKILCLSKSKQRDKQTSAMLEKKTRAETEARFAAEKQLTELQAQKLEEAANLARSPAVRQENCESQMLRKRVKDLETELKQLQLEFQVKESHALDLERDLEALGKYRGVEKDTDMLLSTLSAMQEKAQHLEYNLSAETRIKLDLFSALGDARRQLELAQDKLLKQEREISEMKQKIAEVMAVSPGVTYMAPRPPVPQYLTKLLSSDRYMLNSRALMYQCLKK